A stretch of the Macaca mulatta isolate MMU2019108-1 chromosome 16, T2T-MMU8v2.0, whole genome shotgun sequence genome encodes the following:
- the AOC2 gene encoding amine oxidase [copper-containing] 2 isoform X2 codes for MHLKIVLAFLALSLITIFALAYVLLTSPGGSSQPPHCPSVSHRAQPWPHPGQSQLFADLSREELTAVMRFLTQRLGPGLVDAAQAQPSDNCIFSVELQLPPKAAALAHLDRGSPPPAREALAIVLFGGQPQPNVSELVVGPLPHPSYMRDVTVERHGGPLPYHRRPVLRAEFTQMWRHLKEVELPKAPIFLASTFNYNGSTLAAVHATPRGLHSGDRATWMALHHNISGVGLFLHPVGLELLLDHRALDPAHWTVQRVFYLGHYYADLGQLEREFKSGRLEVVRVPLPPPNGASSLRSRNSPGPLPPLQFSPQGSQYSVQGNLVVSSLWSFTFGHGVFSGLRIFDVRFQGERVAYEVSVQECMSIYGADSPKTMLTRYLDSSFGLGRNSRGLVRGVDCPYQATMVDIHILVGKGAVQLLPGAVCIFEEAQGLPLRRHHNYLENHFYGGLASSALVVRSVSSVGNYDYIWDFVLYPNGALEGRVHATGYINTAFLKGGEEGLLFGNRVGERVLGTVHTHAFHFKLDLDVAGLKNWVVAEDVVFKPVAAPWNPEHWLQRPQLTRQVLGKEDLTAFSLGSPLPRYLYLASNQTNAWGHQRGYQLVVTQRKEEESQSSSIYHQNDIWTPTVTFADFINNETLLGEDLVAWVTASFLHIPHAEDVPNTVTLGNRVGFLLRPYNFFDEDPSIFSPGSVYFEKGQDAGLCSINPVACLPDLAACVPDLPPFSYQGF; via the exons ATGCATCTCAAGATAGTCCTGGCGTTCCTGGCACTGTCCCTCATTACCATCTTTGCCCTGGCCTATGTTTTGCTGACCAGCCCAGGTGGTTCCAGCCAGCCTCCCCACTGCCCCTCTGTATCCCATAGGGCCCAGCCCTGGCCACACCCTGGCCAGAGCCAGCTATTTGCAGACCTGAGCCGAGAGGAGCTAACAGCTGTGATGCGCTTTCTGACCCAGCGGCTGGGGCCCGGGCTAGTGGATGCAGCCCAGGCTCAGCCCTCCGACAACTGCATCTTCTCAGTGGAGCTGCAGCTGCCCCCCAAGGCTGCAGCCCTGGCCCACCTGGACAGGGGGAGCCCCCCACCTGCCCGGGAGGCACTGGCCATCGTCCTCTTTGGTGGACAACCCCAGCCCAATGTGAGTGAGCTGGTGGTGGGGCCGCTGCCTCACCCCTCCTACATGCGGGACGTGACTGTGGAGCGTCACGGCGGGCCCCTGCCCTATCACCGTCGCCCGGTGCTGAGAGCTGAGTTTACGCAGATGTGGAGGCATCTGAAAGAGGTGGAGCTACCCAAGGCACCCATCTTCCTGGCTTCCACCTTCAACTACAATGGCTCTACCTTGGCAGCTGTGCATGCCACCCCTCGGGGCTTGCACTCGGGGGACCGAGCTACCTGGATGGCCCTCCACCATAACATCTCAGGTGTTGGTCTTTTCCTTCACCCCGTGGGGCTGGAGCTACTACTGGACCACAGAGCCCTGGACCCTGCCCACTGGACTGTCCAGCGGGTCTTCTACCTTGGGCACTACTATGCAGACTTGGGCCAGTTGGAACGGGAGTTTAAGTCTGGCCGGTTGGAAGTGGTTAGAGTTCCTCTACCTCCACCAAATGGAGCTTCATCCCTGAGGTCTCGGAACTCTCCAGGTCCTCTTCCGCCTCTTCAGTTCTCACCCCAGGGTTCCCAGTACAGTGTGCAGGGAAACCTGGTGGTATCCTCCCTCTGGTCATTTACCTTTGGCCATGGGGTATTCAGCGGCCTGAGGATTTTTGATGTTCGGTTCCAGGGTGAGCGAGTAGCCTATGAAGTCAGTGTCCAGGAGTGTATGTCTATCTATGGTGCCGATTCACCCAAGACGATGCTGACTCGCTATTTGGATAGCAGCTTTGGACTTGGCCGTAACAGCCGAGGCTTGGTGCGGGGAGTGGACTGCCCCTATCAAGCCACGATGGTGGACATCCATATATTAGTGGGCAAAGGGGCAGTCCAGCTGCTTCCGGGGGCTGTGTGTATATTTGAGGAAGCCCAGGGACTGCCCCTCCGAAGGCACCACAATTACCTTGAAAATCATTTCTATGGTGGTTTGGCCAGCTCAGCCCTTGTGGTCAGGTCTGTGTCATCTGTGGGCAACTATGACTACATTTGGGACTTTGTGTTGTACCCAAACGGGGCACTTGAAGGGCGGGTCCATGCCACGGGTTATATCAACACAGCTTTCCTGAAAGGGGGAGAGGAGGGCCTCCTCTTTGGGAACCGTGTGGGGGAACGAGTGCTGGGAACGGTGCACACACATGCCTTCCACTTCAAGCTGGACCTGGATGTGGCAG GGCTGAAAAACTGGGTGGTAGCTGAAGACGTGGTGTTTAAACCTGTGGCCGCCCCCTGGAATCCGGAGCACTGGCTACAGCGCCCACAGCTGACTCGGCAGGTCCTGGGAAAGGAGGACCTGACAGCTTTTTCCTTGGGAAGCCCCTTACCCCGTTACCTCTACCTGGCTAGCAACCAGACTAATGCCTGGGGTCACCAGCGCGG ATACCAGCTTGTGGTGAcccagagaaaggaggaggaatcACAGAGCAGTAGCATCTACCACCAGAATGACATCTGGACTCCCACAGTCACCTTTGCTGACTTCATCAACAATGAAACCCTCTTAGGAGAG GATCTGGTGGCTTGGGTCACAGCCAGCTTCCTGCACATTCCCCATGCCGAGGACGTCCCCAACACAGTGACTCTGGGGAACAGAGTTGGCTTCTTGCTCCGACCCTATAACTTCTTTGATGAGGACCCCTCCATCTTCTCCCCTGGCAGTGTCTACTTTGAGAAGGGCCAGGATGCTGGGCTCTGCAGCATCAATCCTGTGGCCTGCCTCCCCGACCTGGCAGCCTGTGTCCCGGACTTACCCCCTTTCTCTTACCAAGGCTTCTAG
- the AOC2 gene encoding amine oxidase [copper-containing] 2 isoform X1, with the protein MHLKIVLAFLALSLITIFALAYVLLTSPGGSSQPPHCPSVSHRAQPWPHPGQSQLFADLSREELTAVMRFLTQRLGPGLVDAAQAQPSDNCIFSVELQLPPKAAALAHLDRGSPPPAREALAIVLFGGQPQPNVSELVVGPLPHPSYMRDVTVERHGGPLPYHRRPVLRAEFTQMWRHLKEVELPKAPIFLASTFNYNGSTLAAVHATPRGLHSGDRATWMALHHNISGVGLFLHPVGLELLLDHRALDPAHWTVQRVFYLGHYYADLGQLEREFKSGRLEVVRVPLPPPNGASSLRSRNSPGPLPPLQFSPQGSQYSVQGNLVVSSLWSFTFGHGVFSGLRIFDVRFQGERVAYEVSVQECMSIYGADSPKTMLTRYLDSSFGLGRNSRGLVRGVDCPYQATMVDIHILVGKGAVQLLPGAVCIFEEAQGLPLRRHHNYLENHFYGGLASSALVVRSVSSVGNYDYIWDFVLYPNGALEGRVHATGYINTAFLKGGEEGLLFGNRVGERVLGTVHTHAFHFKLDLDVAGLKNWVVAEDVVFKPVAAPWNPEHWLQRPQLTRQVLGKEDLTAFSLGSPLPRYLYLASNQTNAWGHQRGYRIQIHSPLGIHLPLESDMERALSWGRYQLVVTQRKEEESQSSSIYHQNDIWTPTVTFADFINNETLLGEDLVAWVTASFLHIPHAEDVPNTVTLGNRVGFLLRPYNFFDEDPSIFSPGSVYFEKGQDAGLCSINPVACLPDLAACVPDLPPFSYQGF; encoded by the exons ATGCATCTCAAGATAGTCCTGGCGTTCCTGGCACTGTCCCTCATTACCATCTTTGCCCTGGCCTATGTTTTGCTGACCAGCCCAGGTGGTTCCAGCCAGCCTCCCCACTGCCCCTCTGTATCCCATAGGGCCCAGCCCTGGCCACACCCTGGCCAGAGCCAGCTATTTGCAGACCTGAGCCGAGAGGAGCTAACAGCTGTGATGCGCTTTCTGACCCAGCGGCTGGGGCCCGGGCTAGTGGATGCAGCCCAGGCTCAGCCCTCCGACAACTGCATCTTCTCAGTGGAGCTGCAGCTGCCCCCCAAGGCTGCAGCCCTGGCCCACCTGGACAGGGGGAGCCCCCCACCTGCCCGGGAGGCACTGGCCATCGTCCTCTTTGGTGGACAACCCCAGCCCAATGTGAGTGAGCTGGTGGTGGGGCCGCTGCCTCACCCCTCCTACATGCGGGACGTGACTGTGGAGCGTCACGGCGGGCCCCTGCCCTATCACCGTCGCCCGGTGCTGAGAGCTGAGTTTACGCAGATGTGGAGGCATCTGAAAGAGGTGGAGCTACCCAAGGCACCCATCTTCCTGGCTTCCACCTTCAACTACAATGGCTCTACCTTGGCAGCTGTGCATGCCACCCCTCGGGGCTTGCACTCGGGGGACCGAGCTACCTGGATGGCCCTCCACCATAACATCTCAGGTGTTGGTCTTTTCCTTCACCCCGTGGGGCTGGAGCTACTACTGGACCACAGAGCCCTGGACCCTGCCCACTGGACTGTCCAGCGGGTCTTCTACCTTGGGCACTACTATGCAGACTTGGGCCAGTTGGAACGGGAGTTTAAGTCTGGCCGGTTGGAAGTGGTTAGAGTTCCTCTACCTCCACCAAATGGAGCTTCATCCCTGAGGTCTCGGAACTCTCCAGGTCCTCTTCCGCCTCTTCAGTTCTCACCCCAGGGTTCCCAGTACAGTGTGCAGGGAAACCTGGTGGTATCCTCCCTCTGGTCATTTACCTTTGGCCATGGGGTATTCAGCGGCCTGAGGATTTTTGATGTTCGGTTCCAGGGTGAGCGAGTAGCCTATGAAGTCAGTGTCCAGGAGTGTATGTCTATCTATGGTGCCGATTCACCCAAGACGATGCTGACTCGCTATTTGGATAGCAGCTTTGGACTTGGCCGTAACAGCCGAGGCTTGGTGCGGGGAGTGGACTGCCCCTATCAAGCCACGATGGTGGACATCCATATATTAGTGGGCAAAGGGGCAGTCCAGCTGCTTCCGGGGGCTGTGTGTATATTTGAGGAAGCCCAGGGACTGCCCCTCCGAAGGCACCACAATTACCTTGAAAATCATTTCTATGGTGGTTTGGCCAGCTCAGCCCTTGTGGTCAGGTCTGTGTCATCTGTGGGCAACTATGACTACATTTGGGACTTTGTGTTGTACCCAAACGGGGCACTTGAAGGGCGGGTCCATGCCACGGGTTATATCAACACAGCTTTCCTGAAAGGGGGAGAGGAGGGCCTCCTCTTTGGGAACCGTGTGGGGGAACGAGTGCTGGGAACGGTGCACACACATGCCTTCCACTTCAAGCTGGACCTGGATGTGGCAG GGCTGAAAAACTGGGTGGTAGCTGAAGACGTGGTGTTTAAACCTGTGGCCGCCCCCTGGAATCCGGAGCACTGGCTACAGCGCCCACAGCTGACTCGGCAGGTCCTGGGAAAGGAGGACCTGACAGCTTTTTCCTTGGGAAGCCCCTTACCCCGTTACCTCTACCTGGCTAGCAACCAGACTAATGCCTGGGGTCACCAGCGCGGGTACCGAATCCAGATCCACAGCCCCCTTGGCATACACTTACCCCTGGAGAGTGACATGGAGAGGGCCCTCAGCTGGGGGAG ATACCAGCTTGTGGTGAcccagagaaaggaggaggaatcACAGAGCAGTAGCATCTACCACCAGAATGACATCTGGACTCCCACAGTCACCTTTGCTGACTTCATCAACAATGAAACCCTCTTAGGAGAG GATCTGGTGGCTTGGGTCACAGCCAGCTTCCTGCACATTCCCCATGCCGAGGACGTCCCCAACACAGTGACTCTGGGGAACAGAGTTGGCTTCTTGCTCCGACCCTATAACTTCTTTGATGAGGACCCCTCCATCTTCTCCCCTGGCAGTGTCTACTTTGAGAAGGGCCAGGATGCTGGGCTCTGCAGCATCAATCCTGTGGCCTGCCTCCCCGACCTGGCAGCCTGTGTCCCGGACTTACCCCCTTTCTCTTACCAAGGCTTCTAG